CCCAAAATCTGTTGTCATATTTTTGATATGACCGAGATTGATGATGGGAAATGTATAATGTAATGTCATTTGATCTTTGCTGTATTGTTGAAATAATAATGCATGTGAAATAGAGGAATTCTCCCAGGCTGTGGGAGCCATTTTTTCCAAACTGTTTGAACGTAATTTTTCCTGTGCATTTTCATTTTTTAGTAATGTATTTACGGCAGCAGCAAGCTGTTTTGGAGCTTCAAAATCAATAATAATTCCCAGGTCTTCATTCAATATTTCCAGGGCGTGTGGAATAGGGGTAGAAACAATGGGACATCCACAGCTGATGGCATAGGAAAAAGTGCCGCTTACCGCCTGATTTCTATCTTTTGAAGTAAAGAGATAGATATTGGTCAGCTGAAGATAATTCAGCAATTCATCTAATGGCAGATATTGATTGATAAAGCAAGTATGTTTTTCCAAATGCAGCTTTTTAATAGTATGCTGCAAAAAATCACGATACTTTTCGCCTTCATAATTAATGATACCAGGATGAGTTGTTCCAATAATCAGAAAGATCACATCCGGATTTTGGGCGACTATTTCAGGGAGCGCTTCCAAAGTGGTTTCAATATTTTTCCCGGAACCCAGTAAACCAAATGTTGAAAGTACCTTTTTATCTTTGAATCCGTATTTTGCTTTCAGTGAAGTTTTATCGACAAATGGCAGTAAATGAGTACCATGAGGGATCACTTTAATTTTATTAGACGGAATATCATAATCATTAGACAGGATATCTGCAGAAATACCGGTCATTACAATAATAGATTTTACAAAACTGCTGATTTCTTTTACTTTTTCTTTTAATTCCCGATCCGGTTTCGGGAGAACGGTGTGAAAAGTAACGATGATGTCTTTCTCTAAATTTTGAAGAAAAAGCAGCAATCCGTTCTTGGCTTGAGTGAAAAATCCGAACTCATGCTGGAGCACAACAAGTTGAACATTATTATTTTTGTTGATTTTATCAGCCAGCGCCAGATAAGAAATAGCATCGGATATATTTAAACGATATTGAGGATTTTCTTCGTATTGATAACTTTCATCTTCAGTTTCCATCGGACAGATGATTATGTTAAATGATTCTTTGAATTTTAGCTGAAGAGATTTTATCAAATCCTGACTATACGTCGCAATACCGCACACTTTAGGAGGAAA
The Chryseobacterium sp. W4I1 DNA segment above includes these coding regions:
- a CDS encoding glycosyltransferase — translated: METEDESYQYEENPQYRLNISDAISYLALADKINKNNNVQLVVLQHEFGFFTQAKNGLLLFLQNLEKDIIVTFHTVLPKPDRELKEKVKEISSFVKSIIVMTGISADILSNDYDIPSNKIKVIPHGTHLLPFVDKTSLKAKYGFKDKKVLSTFGLLGSGKNIETTLEALPEIVAQNPDVIFLIIGTTHPGIINYEGEKYRDFLQHTIKKLHLEKHTCFINQYLPLDELLNYLQLTNIYLFTSKDRNQAVSGTFSYAISCGCPIVSTPIPHALEILNEDLGIIIDFEAPKQLAAAVNTLLKNENAQEKLRSNSLEKMAPTAWENSSISHALLFQQYSKDQMTLHYTFPIINLGHIKNMTTDFGMIQFSKINKPDINSGYTLDDNARAMIVACRHYELNRDESDLDLISTYLNVIKFCQQVDGSFLNYINQYQEFAQQNYETNLEDSNGRAIWALGYLLSIKTILPQKFSDEAETIIEKSLPFIENIHSTRAMAFIIKGLHYQKSEKNIPLLKKLANRLVKMYQHEKHTDWHWFESYLTYGNSLLPEALLCAWITTKEEIYKHVANESFRFSAFQDIY